The following are from one region of the Aquirufa lenticrescens genome:
- a CDS encoding YcxB family protein yields the protein MSKMYGAQQRQMQAPSNPLAIKTKKFALEKNKFVGLCMRQLFSNQWKFAFIPLALVLGNVALNLTGTYKNYWIYIFIAIAVIGYILFWLIQFTGITQLAQYKQLFDKYRYEIDSRQIFMKLSDKEGGMIKWDMILGAYKDKDAYVLEMGKYQFLHLPFSVFNNDNDKKLLDKILRDKGYLNS from the coding sequence ATGTCTAAAATGTACGGGGCTCAACAGCGCCAAATGCAAGCACCTTCGAATCCATTAGCAATTAAAACGAAGAAATTTGCATTAGAAAAAAACAAGTTTGTGGGTTTATGCATGCGTCAGCTTTTCTCTAACCAATGGAAGTTTGCATTTATTCCTTTGGCTCTTGTATTAGGGAATGTGGCCTTGAACTTAACGGGGACGTATAAAAACTACTGGATCTACATTTTCATTGCCATCGCTGTGATTGGATATATTCTTTTTTGGTTAATTCAGTTTACTGGAATCACGCAATTAGCGCAATACAAGCAATTGTTTGATAAATACCGCTACGAAATCGATAGTCGCCAAATCTTCATGAAGCTTTCTGACAAAGAAGGAGGAATGATCAAATGGGATATGATTTTGGGCGCTTACAAAGACAAGGACGCCTACGTTCTTGAGATGGGTAAATACCAATTCCTACACTTGCCATTCAGCGTGTTTAATAACGATAATGACAAGAAATTACTCGATAAGATTTTGCGCGACAAGGGGTATTTAAATTCCTAA
- a CDS encoding shikimate dehydrogenase family protein, whose protein sequence is MAISHLYGLIGYPLVHSFSKAYFTEKFEKLGLSETHAYEQFPIPSIDEFKAILAANPNLKGLNVTIPYKQLVMPLLDEIDLAAAQIGAVNTIKIAADGYTRGYNTDYWGFRTTVEFWDKFKNFGSLKACVLGQGGAAKAIIVALEDMGFEVIKVSRQASDETITYEQMPELMEEIGLIVNTTPLGMFPKVDDKPPIPYELLNKQHYLYDIVYNPLETAFLKAGLEHKVGGIYAGLEMLQGQADKAWEIWQKN, encoded by the coding sequence ATGGCTATCTCGCACTTATATGGTCTGATTGGTTATCCACTAGTTCATTCTTTTTCCAAAGCGTATTTTACCGAAAAATTCGAAAAGCTGGGTCTTTCAGAAACACACGCTTACGAACAATTTCCTATTCCAAGCATTGACGAGTTCAAAGCCATTCTAGCGGCGAATCCGAATCTGAAAGGGCTGAATGTGACCATTCCTTACAAGCAATTGGTGATGCCTTTGCTCGATGAGATCGATCTAGCTGCGGCCCAAATAGGCGCCGTCAATACGATCAAAATTGCCGCTGACGGTTATACCCGTGGTTATAATACCGATTATTGGGGTTTTCGTACGACGGTGGAGTTTTGGGACAAATTCAAAAACTTCGGGTCTCTAAAGGCCTGTGTTTTAGGTCAAGGAGGCGCAGCGAAGGCAATCATCGTAGCCTTAGAGGATATGGGGTTCGAGGTCATCAAGGTTTCTCGTCAAGCTTCGGATGAAACGATCACTTACGAACAAATGCCTGAGTTGATGGAAGAAATCGGTTTGATCGTGAATACGACGCCGTTAGGAATGTTTCCGAAGGTGGATGATAAACCGCCTATCCCCTACGAATTGCTGAACAAGCAACATTATTTGTACGATATCGTCTACAACCCATTAGAGACTGCTTTTTTGAAAGCGGGTCTTGAACATAAAGTGGGAGGCATCTATGCCGGATTGGAGATGTTACAGGGACAGGCCGATAAGGCTTGGGAAATTTGGCAAAAAAACTAA
- a CDS encoding phosphoribosyltransferase family protein: MSAKQVLDGPALLQKIRRIAFQIYENNFEESEIVIAGIVGEGFAFAELLCEEIKSISKINAIPVKIDLNKEHPYERPVKFEGGTDALENKVIIVVDDVLNTGRTFSYSLAPFLSMHVKRIQVAVIVDRNYKRFPISADYKGYELSTTLSEHVQVILSDSAKRGVYLA; encoded by the coding sequence ATGTCAGCCAAACAAGTTCTTGATGGCCCTGCCCTCCTCCAAAAAATCCGTAGAATTGCCTTTCAAATCTATGAGAATAACTTCGAAGAGTCCGAAATTGTTATAGCGGGAATTGTAGGTGAGGGCTTCGCTTTCGCCGAACTATTATGCGAAGAGATCAAAAGCATCTCAAAAATCAACGCTATTCCGGTTAAAATTGATTTGAATAAAGAACATCCGTACGAGCGCCCAGTAAAATTCGAAGGTGGAACAGATGCCTTAGAGAACAAAGTAATCATCGTAGTAGATGATGTTCTGAACACAGGTCGCACCTTCTCTTATAGCTTAGCGCCATTCTTGAGCATGCACGTAAAACGCATTCAAGTAGCCGTCATCGTAGATCGAAACTACAAGCGTTTCCCTATTTCTGCGGATTACAAAGGATACGAACTTTCTACGACGCTCTCTGAGCACGTCCAAGTGATCTTAAGTGATTCTGCGAAAAGAGGCGTTTATTTAGCTTAG
- a CDS encoding BatD family protein, producing the protein MRRIFFFFGVFLLCFTDLCAQATLLLGEKAITLEENFSLSFVLKSTNASVETPTYKFPELPGLRKLGVSRSKATDIQNGEPVYSFTFSQYYQASATGTLLIPSAEIIVNQQSLKMDGFALQVSASEQKEEVIEETKAQIEELFKGQNSVFLALTSTQTQPFVGQGFTLKFSLFIPDDNSTRYSFDRNDIQIPALIQKLRPKNCWEESFGLQEVKVSKVVYKNKKYTEYRFFQSSYFALDAKKIIIPSLSLQLLKNTEKVVFSSKPIVISPKELPNHPLKGKVPVGDFRLVESLTRNQVQTGDSVVYVSSVIGDGNSILWDAKLVESDYFLNFSPLGTQSSVYPYGDKMLGNKTEKILIIPSQPGKFALKSYFNWIYFNTRTATYDTLRSEAILTVSGQPSDRELNTQSETMLLYRGLEKLAAERVIGYRWIDWKQIFNAFLGLVLLWLVILIIKAKRK; encoded by the coding sequence ATGAGACGGATTTTCTTTTTCTTCGGGGTCTTTTTACTCTGCTTCACGGACTTGTGTGCTCAGGCCACCTTGCTCTTGGGTGAGAAAGCCATTACGCTGGAAGAGAATTTCTCTTTATCCTTTGTGCTCAAATCCACGAATGCCAGCGTTGAAACTCCTACCTATAAATTCCCTGAACTTCCGGGCCTTCGAAAGTTAGGTGTTTCACGTTCGAAAGCTACCGATATTCAAAACGGTGAGCCGGTTTATTCTTTCACGTTTTCTCAATATTATCAAGCTTCCGCCACAGGAACCTTACTGATTCCATCGGCTGAAATCATTGTGAATCAGCAATCGTTAAAGATGGATGGATTTGCCCTGCAAGTCAGTGCCTCAGAACAAAAAGAGGAGGTGATAGAGGAAACTAAAGCCCAAATTGAAGAACTTTTCAAAGGACAAAACTCTGTTTTTCTAGCCCTTACCTCTACTCAGACTCAACCCTTCGTTGGTCAAGGATTTACCCTGAAATTCTCTTTGTTTATCCCGGACGATAATTCAACTCGCTATAGTTTTGACCGAAATGACATTCAAATACCTGCCCTGATTCAAAAATTGAGGCCTAAAAATTGCTGGGAAGAGAGTTTTGGACTACAAGAAGTGAAAGTTTCGAAGGTGGTTTACAAGAATAAAAAATATACGGAGTATCGCTTTTTTCAATCTTCCTATTTTGCTCTAGATGCGAAGAAGATCATCATTCCATCCTTAAGTCTTCAGCTGCTTAAAAATACAGAGAAGGTTGTTTTCAGTTCAAAACCCATCGTTATTTCCCCCAAGGAATTGCCTAATCATCCTTTGAAAGGGAAGGTACCCGTGGGGGATTTTCGCCTTGTCGAAAGCTTAACAAGAAATCAAGTGCAGACGGGTGACTCTGTCGTCTATGTGTCCAGTGTCATAGGAGATGGAAATAGTATTCTTTGGGATGCTAAATTAGTGGAGTCAGATTACTTCCTGAATTTCTCTCCTTTAGGGACTCAAAGTTCCGTTTATCCGTATGGCGACAAAATGTTAGGCAATAAAACGGAGAAAATACTGATTATTCCATCGCAACCGGGTAAATTTGCATTGAAATCCTATTTTAATTGGATCTACTTTAACACCCGGACTGCTACATATGATACCTTGCGTTCAGAAGCGATTTTGACCGTGAGTGGTCAACCCTCGGATCGCGAGTTGAATACGCAGTCGGAAACGATGTTGTTGTACCGAGGATTAGAGAAATTAGCCGCTGAGAGGGTGATTGGCTATCGATGGATTGATTGGAAACAGATTTTTAATGCTTTTTTAGGGCTGGTTTTACTCTGGCTTGTCATTTTGATAATTAAGGCCAAAAGAAAATAG
- a CDS encoding phosphosulfolactate synthase — MNYHLNQIPDRTAKPRQKGLTMVMDKGLSLRQVEDFLETGADYTDIVKLGWATSFVTPNLKDKLALYKSAGIPVYFGGTLFEAFYIRGQFDDYRRVLDEYGMEYAEVSDGSIEMESDIKCELIRTLASQVTVLSEVGSKDEAKIIPPYKWIKLMRMELEAGAWKVIGEAREGGNVGLFRSSGEVRQGLVEEILTEIPEEKIIWEAPQKSQQVWFVKLVGANVNVGNIAPQEVISLETIRLGLRGDTFDHFLTK, encoded by the coding sequence ATGAATTATCATTTAAATCAAATTCCAGACCGCACGGCTAAACCACGTCAAAAAGGGTTAACGATGGTGATGGATAAAGGACTAAGTCTGCGTCAAGTAGAAGATTTCTTAGAGACTGGCGCTGATTACACCGATATCGTAAAATTAGGTTGGGCTACCTCCTTTGTAACGCCTAATTTGAAAGATAAATTAGCCTTGTATAAGTCGGCAGGAATTCCGGTTTATTTTGGAGGAACCTTATTTGAAGCCTTTTACATCCGTGGTCAATTTGATGATTACCGTCGTGTTTTAGATGAATACGGAATGGAATATGCCGAAGTTTCGGATGGTTCGATCGAGATGGAATCAGATATCAAATGTGAATTAATTCGTACGTTAGCGTCTCAAGTGACTGTACTTTCTGAGGTGGGTTCTAAAGATGAGGCAAAAATTATTCCTCCTTATAAGTGGATTAAATTAATGCGCATGGAATTAGAAGCTGGTGCTTGGAAGGTAATCGGTGAGGCGCGTGAAGGAGGAAATGTGGGTTTATTCCGGTCCTCTGGTGAAGTTCGTCAAGGCTTAGTAGAAGAGATTTTAACGGAGATTCCAGAAGAGAAAATCATCTGGGAGGCGCCGCAAAAGTCGCAACAAGTTTGGTTCGTGAAACTAGTAGGAGCGAACGTAAACGTAGGAAATATTGCACCACAGGAAGTTATTTCTTTAGAAACGATTCGTTTAGGATTACGTGGCGATACGTTTGACCACTTCTTAACGAAATAG
- the ruvX gene encoding Holliday junction resolvase RuvX → MGRILAIDFGLKRTGIAVTDPLQIIANGLDTVPTHTLLAFLQTYFAKETVDQVVIGMPKNLDNTDTDSTAGVRIFIKSFRKKFPLIPLEEHDERFTSKLAMQAMIAGGMSKKDRREKGTVDRVSATIILQSYLESKS, encoded by the coding sequence ATGGGGCGCATTCTAGCGATTGATTTTGGTTTAAAACGGACGGGCATCGCAGTGACAGATCCTTTGCAGATTATTGCAAACGGTTTAGACACGGTTCCTACCCATACCCTGTTAGCATTTTTGCAAACCTATTTCGCGAAAGAAACGGTCGACCAAGTAGTGATTGGAATGCCTAAAAATCTTGACAACACTGATACGGATTCCACCGCCGGGGTTCGCATTTTTATCAAAAGCTTTCGCAAGAAATTTCCCTTGATTCCTTTGGAAGAACACGATGAACGCTTCACGTCTAAGCTAGCCATGCAGGCGATGATAGCTGGAGGAATGTCGAAGAAGGATAGAAGAGAGAAAGGAACCGTCGATCGGGTCTCGGCCACGATCATATTGCAATCCTATTTAGAATCTAAATCATAA
- the aroC gene encoding chorismate synthase — protein MGSIYGKIFQISTFGESHGAAVGVVVTGCPAGVNFDMEFIQSELDRRKPGQSRITTQRKEADSVEVVSGVFEGKTTGTPIAMLVWNGDQRSKDYSHIADQFRPSHADFTYQEKYGVRDYRGGGRSSARETVARVAAGALAKLVLKQLGVKITAYVSQVGTLKLTTPVEQLDLAVAETNAVRCPDTALAEEMFTYIDDIRKQGDSVGGVVSAYITGCPVGLGEPVFDKLHAELGKAMLSINAVKGFEYGSGFDGVELRGSQHNDIIVKDEAGKVSTVTNHSGGIQGGISNGEPIYFRVGFKPVATIMQDQDSLNNSGEKIVVSGKGRHDPCVVPRAVPIVEAMSAIVLLDFYLRNRLTKLSDVL, from the coding sequence ATGGGCAGTATATACGGTAAAATATTTCAAATTAGTACGTTCGGAGAGTCACACGGTGCTGCGGTAGGTGTGGTCGTAACGGGTTGTCCAGCGGGAGTTAATTTCGATATGGAATTCATTCAATCGGAATTAGATCGCCGCAAACCGGGTCAATCGCGTATTACAACGCAACGTAAAGAAGCGGATTCAGTGGAAGTAGTTTCCGGCGTTTTTGAAGGAAAAACGACAGGTACACCTATTGCGATGCTCGTTTGGAATGGAGACCAACGCTCGAAAGATTATTCACACATTGCAGATCAATTCCGCCCTTCCCATGCCGATTTTACCTACCAAGAAAAGTATGGAGTTCGCGATTACCGTGGAGGCGGCCGTAGCTCGGCAAGAGAAACGGTGGCGCGGGTGGCTGCAGGGGCTTTGGCCAAATTAGTATTAAAACAATTAGGCGTAAAAATTACCGCCTACGTTTCTCAAGTGGGAACTTTAAAATTAACAACGCCCGTAGAGCAACTGGATTTAGCAGTTGCAGAAACAAACGCTGTGCGTTGCCCTGATACTGCATTAGCAGAAGAAATGTTCACTTACATCGACGATATCCGCAAGCAAGGGGATTCGGTAGGGGGCGTCGTTTCTGCTTATATTACAGGCTGCCCGGTGGGTTTAGGCGAACCTGTTTTCGATAAATTGCACGCGGAATTAGGCAAAGCGATGTTAAGCATCAATGCCGTAAAAGGCTTTGAATATGGTTCTGGATTTGATGGAGTTGAACTTCGCGGATCTCAGCACAACGATATTATTGTCAAAGACGAAGCAGGCAAAGTAAGTACAGTAACGAATCATTCAGGTGGAATTCAAGGGGGTATCTCTAATGGAGAGCCTATCTATTTTCGAGTTGGATTCAAGCCAGTGGCTACGATTATGCAAGATCAGGATAGTTTGAACAATTCTGGAGAAAAAATTGTTGTATCAGGCAAAGGTCGTCACGATCCTTGTGTGGTGCCACGCGCCGTACCTATCGTGGAGGCAATGTCAGCGATTGTATTGTTAGATTTCTATTTACGTAATCGCTTGACAAAATTATCAGACGTTTTATGA
- a CDS encoding phytanoyl-CoA dioxygenase family protein → MRKPSAKFEYKTFTLGEKLTEEQKEYFKKYGVIQFKKFIEPETAELFISELAKIEKQWLAEGIEKVKGIPLKFGKDHEGNPMIQRMCFTNQFSPVLAELIRDPRLQLLIELLAPYEGRISEDEKDGLVFNHYINEPNSKFSQMGWHTDSPRDLFLGQKILPMLNVGIHLDNCPSSNGGLRVLPGTHTQGVLKLLFGKKQFIDHKPDPREAAFEIERGDLTIHDGRLWHRVEVSPNVGEKSRRRVMYVPIITGKYKPKTDQSKTPFYHRFAKVVTK, encoded by the coding sequence ATGAGAAAACCATCTGCGAAATTTGAATACAAAACCTTCACGTTAGGAGAAAAACTAACGGAAGAGCAGAAAGAATACTTCAAGAAGTATGGAGTAATTCAATTTAAGAAGTTTATTGAGCCTGAAACAGCGGAACTTTTCATTTCGGAATTAGCGAAAATTGAAAAGCAATGGCTAGCAGAAGGCATTGAAAAGGTAAAAGGAATTCCTTTAAAGTTTGGTAAAGACCACGAAGGAAATCCGATGATTCAGCGCATGTGCTTTACGAATCAGTTTAGCCCTGTGTTAGCTGAATTAATCAGAGATCCACGCTTGCAGTTACTCATCGAATTGTTAGCTCCATACGAAGGTAGAATCAGTGAGGACGAAAAAGATGGATTGGTTTTCAATCATTACATTAATGAACCTAATTCGAAGTTCAGCCAAATGGGCTGGCATACCGATAGCCCACGTGATTTATTCTTAGGACAAAAAATCCTTCCGATGTTAAACGTGGGAATTCACTTAGACAATTGCCCTTCTTCGAATGGCGGTCTACGTGTACTTCCAGGCACACATACACAAGGGGTGTTGAAATTATTGTTCGGGAAGAAGCAATTCATCGATCACAAACCAGATCCAAGAGAAGCGGCATTCGAAATCGAACGTGGTGATTTAACCATACATGATGGCCGCTTATGGCACCGCGTGGAGGTTTCTCCTAACGTGGGTGAAAAATCCCGTCGCCGCGTGATGTATGTTCCTATCATTACCGGAAAATACAAACCGAAAACGGATCAAAGTAAGACTCCATTCTACCACCGTTTTGCAAAGGTGGTAACGAAATAA
- a CDS encoding transporter: MFTRILLLLFISVSALAQSEGRIETDRPDQTECPFIVKKGYIQAELGFNRSTSEYLFPTSLLKYGLSKRFELRYVSVLGQEPGKETRFQTEAIGLKWALFQPSGIQHSSWKPRTSVIVHYNWDHQNRDFSEKNLRGHSIGDVVFTMQNDFNEHYGIGYNIGTEMHSNGSFEGIYRVAPNMLIGKKGYAYVEVFGRFPASEFADHSYDAGFAYYVNEDVKLDVSAGQSFLHPEDHYIAVGLSFRFRVIR; the protein is encoded by the coding sequence ATGTTCACACGAATCCTACTGCTATTGTTCATTTCGGTAAGCGCTTTGGCGCAAAGTGAAGGACGTATAGAAACAGATCGCCCAGACCAGACGGAATGCCCCTTCATTGTGAAAAAGGGGTATATACAAGCAGAATTAGGCTTCAATCGATCTACATCGGAATACCTTTTCCCTACCTCTTTATTGAAATATGGCTTAAGTAAGCGATTCGAATTGCGCTACGTCTCTGTTTTAGGGCAGGAACCAGGAAAAGAAACGCGTTTTCAAACCGAAGCGATTGGATTAAAATGGGCCTTATTTCAGCCTTCTGGAATTCAGCATTCAAGTTGGAAACCACGAACCTCAGTCATAGTACATTATAATTGGGATCACCAAAACCGTGATTTTTCGGAGAAAAACCTACGGGGCCATTCGATAGGAGATGTCGTATTTACCATGCAGAATGATTTCAATGAGCACTATGGAATAGGCTATAACATAGGAACAGAAATGCATTCGAACGGCTCTTTTGAAGGCATTTACCGGGTAGCTCCTAACATGTTGATTGGTAAGAAGGGCTATGCCTATGTGGAGGTTTTTGGGCGATTTCCTGCGTCAGAATTTGCGGACCATTCTTATGATGCCGGTTTTGCTTATTATGTGAATGAGGATGTGAAATTAGATGTTTCTGCCGGCCAAAGTTTTTTGCATCCCGAAGATCATTATATCGCTGTCGGACTATCTTTTCGCTTTCGAGTTATTCGATAA
- a CDS encoding carotenoid biosynthesis protein, translating to MNPVFLKRFLVVLYAAGLFGMHLPATAALFTSLVPLTLWFTAFICVVYFPKPSFQAYVFLGLLAIAAWYLEVQGVRTGQIFGVYSYGKTLGFQLIKVPITIGLNWLVLVLATSALVEEWNIAGKISKAAIGAGLMTALDFLIEPVAVHFDFWTWAGVQVPAQNFVAWWFASFVFHLAYQNTPFPSKSSLFRLIAALQFLFFLGHWLLLQFNF from the coding sequence ATGAATCCAGTATTTCTAAAACGTTTTCTAGTCGTATTATATGCAGCCGGATTATTCGGAATGCATTTACCTGCTACAGCTGCCTTATTTACCTCTTTGGTGCCCTTGACACTTTGGTTTACGGCCTTTATCTGTGTGGTTTATTTTCCCAAGCCTTCGTTTCAAGCGTATGTATTTTTAGGGCTATTAGCCATTGCAGCTTGGTATTTAGAGGTGCAGGGAGTGAGGACCGGTCAAATTTTCGGAGTCTACAGCTATGGGAAAACACTAGGTTTCCAATTAATCAAGGTGCCCATCACGATCGGTTTGAATTGGTTAGTTTTGGTTCTTGCGACAAGTGCATTAGTGGAAGAGTGGAATATCGCGGGGAAAATAAGTAAAGCGGCGATAGGAGCAGGTTTGATGACTGCCTTGGATTTCTTGATAGAGCCAGTAGCGGTGCATTTTGATTTTTGGACTTGGGCTGGGGTTCAGGTGCCTGCACAAAACTTTGTGGCTTGGTGGTTTGCCTCTTTTGTTTTTCATTTAGCCTATCAAAATACCCCCTTCCCATCCAAATCAAGCCTATTTAGATTAATTGCTGCGCTACAATTTTTATTCTTTTTAGGGCATTGGCTACTTTTACAATTTAATTTCTAA
- a CDS encoding nucleoside deaminase → MIPNEDEYYMSLALKQAERALEDEEIPVGAVVVCQGKIVAKAYNQTEILTDVTAHAEMIAITSAAQTIGAKYLKDCTLYVTLEPCLMCAGAIYWSQLGRLVYGASEEKRGFEKLGTGILHPKTEIVGGVLATESEQLLKEFFSMRR, encoded by the coding sequence ATGATTCCAAACGAGGATGAATATTATATGAGCCTCGCGCTGAAACAAGCGGAGCGGGCTTTAGAAGACGAAGAAATTCCAGTAGGTGCAGTCGTAGTTTGCCAAGGTAAAATTGTGGCAAAGGCCTACAACCAAACGGAAATTTTGACCGATGTAACGGCTCATGCAGAGATGATTGCGATTACCTCTGCCGCCCAAACGATTGGCGCCAAATATTTGAAAGATTGCACGCTTTATGTGACTTTGGAACCTTGTCTAATGTGCGCAGGGGCCATTTATTGGTCGCAATTAGGGCGTTTAGTGTACGGTGCTTCAGAAGAGAAGCGCGGTTTTGAAAAACTAGGAACAGGCATTTTACACCCGAAGACAGAGATTGTTGGAGGGGTTTTGGCAACCGAATCAGAACAACTATTAAAGGAGTTCTTTTCGATGCGACGCTAA
- a CDS encoding MerR family transcriptional regulator produces MKMNVYSIKDLENFSGIKAHTIRIWEQRYHLLNPVRTETGIRTYSDIDLKRILNIATLQNKGGIKISKIAELTESEISEKILQLSGGELDYPEHIQAITVAMMDLDEYRFQVLAKTITDAYGFENFMLKVIYPFLTRLGTLWLSGSVGPAQEHFITHLIRQKIIAAIDSQMAKPKPDAKKFLLYLPEGELHEIGLLFASYLIRARQHSAVYLGQSLPFDELCLAYEIHQPDYVFSVFTTEPSQDILPAYVAELDKMLPDAKIMLTGYNVLHSAEPVPARIQLIGDFTTLIEVIES; encoded by the coding sequence ATGAAGATGAATGTATATTCAATTAAGGATTTAGAGAATTTCAGTGGTATCAAGGCCCATACCATCCGTATTTGGGAGCAGCGTTACCATTTGCTTAATCCAGTTCGAACGGAGACAGGTATTCGTACCTATTCTGACATCGATTTAAAGCGTATTTTAAATATTGCGACCCTTCAAAACAAGGGTGGAATCAAAATTTCCAAGATCGCCGAATTAACGGAATCTGAAATTTCAGAGAAAATCCTTCAGCTTTCAGGTGGCGAATTAGATTATCCGGAGCATATTCAAGCCATTACGGTGGCTATGATGGACTTGGATGAGTACCGTTTCCAAGTATTGGCGAAAACGATAACGGACGCATATGGTTTTGAGAACTTTATGCTGAAGGTGATTTATCCGTTTTTAACCCGATTAGGCACTTTATGGCTTTCCGGTTCGGTAGGGCCCGCTCAGGAGCACTTTATTACCCATTTAATTCGTCAAAAAATCATTGCCGCCATAGACTCTCAAATGGCGAAACCTAAACCGGATGCAAAGAAGTTCTTGTTGTATCTTCCAGAAGGGGAATTACATGAAATTGGTTTGCTTTTTGCGAGTTATTTAATTCGTGCCCGCCAGCATTCTGCGGTCTATTTAGGTCAATCGCTTCCTTTTGATGAATTGTGTTTGGCCTACGAAATACATCAACCAGATTATGTATTCAGTGTATTTACGACTGAACCGTCTCAGGATATTTTACCCGCTTATGTCGCTGAATTAGACAAGATGCTTCCTGATGCGAAAATTATGTTGACTGGATACAACGTGTTGCATTCTGCAGAACCAGTTCCGGCGCGCATTCAGCTGATTGGTGATTTCACTACCTTAATCGAGGTAATTGAATCCTAA
- a CDS encoding superoxide dismutase produces the protein MSFTLAPLPYANNALEPHFDALTMEIHHDRHHNAYVTNLNAAVAGTELEGKSLEELFTSISTLSPAVRNNGGGHFNHDLFWNILSPNGGGAPVGTLAKAIDAKFGSFDAFKEEFKKAGLTRFGSGWAWLVAQKDGSVAVSSTPNQDNPLMDVADVKGFPVIGLDVWEHAYYLKFQNKRPDYIDAFWSVVDWNKAEARYQAAQK, from the coding sequence ATGTCATTTACATTAGCCCCTTTGCCGTATGCAAATAATGCGTTAGAACCGCATTTCGATGCATTAACGATGGAAATTCACCACGATCGTCACCATAACGCTTACGTGACGAATTTGAACGCAGCGGTAGCTGGAACGGAGTTAGAAGGAAAGTCTTTAGAAGAATTATTCACTTCTATCTCTACCTTATCTCCTGCGGTTCGTAACAACGGTGGTGGTCACTTTAACCACGATTTATTCTGGAATATCTTATCGCCAAACGGCGGTGGTGCTCCTGTGGGTACTTTAGCGAAAGCAATCGATGCAAAATTTGGTTCTTTTGATGCCTTCAAAGAAGAGTTCAAGAAAGCAGGTTTAACGCGTTTCGGTTCAGGCTGGGCGTGGTTAGTTGCTCAAAAAGATGGTTCGGTAGCGGTTTCAAGCACGCCTAACCAAGACAATCCATTAATGGATGTAGCTGACGTAAAAGGCTTCCCCGTAATCGGATTAGATGTTTGGGAGCACGCTTACTATTTGAAATTCCAAAACAAGCGTCCAGATTACATCGACGCTTTCTGGAGTGTAGTTGATTGGAACAAAGCGGAAGCGCGTTACCAAGCAGCTCAGAAATAA
- a CDS encoding VTT domain-containing protein, with translation MLQLLLDLLKDPLTFLSEFIAAHGALTYGLLFLIVFVETGLVVMPFLPGDSLLFSVGLLAAASGELSLGTVIPLLISAALLGDQVNYFIGKYFSNLIREREQVLFLKRKHIEETEAFYAKYGPKTVILARFIPIVRTVAPFVAGAGRMSYPVYLLYGFLGATLWVSSISAAGYFLGENEFVKANFEKVVLGIVGVSVLPIVWGLISKRK, from the coding sequence ATGCTGCAGCTTTTATTAGATCTTTTAAAGGATCCTTTGACCTTTTTGTCGGAATTTATTGCCGCTCACGGTGCATTGACCTATGGTCTTTTGTTTCTGATTGTATTTGTGGAAACGGGACTGGTGGTGATGCCTTTCTTACCTGGCGATTCCTTATTGTTTTCGGTGGGTTTATTAGCCGCTGCCAGTGGCGAATTGTCGCTTGGGACCGTGATTCCTCTTTTAATTAGCGCCGCACTTTTAGGGGATCAAGTGAATTATTTTATTGGTAAATACTTTAGCAATCTCATTCGAGAACGCGAACAGGTTTTATTCCTGAAGCGGAAGCACATAGAAGAGACAGAGGCGTTTTATGCCAAATATGGCCCTAAAACAGTTATACTAGCTCGCTTTATCCCGATTGTTCGTACCGTAGCGCCTTTTGTGGCAGGCGCGGGACGCATGTCTTATCCGGTCTATTTATTGTACGGCTTTTTAGGGGCGACCCTCTGGGTAAGCAGTATTTCTGCAGCTGGTTATTTCTTGGGCGAGAATGAGTTTGTGAAGGCAAATTTTGAGAAAGTTGTTTTAGGAATCGTTGGAGTTTCTGTTCTGCCTATTGTTTGGGGATTGATTTCAAAACGCAAATAA